A stretch of DNA from Methylobacterium sp. CB376:
TCAGCGACGTGGCCCTGCGGCGGCTCCTGCACGAGCGGGCCTTCGACTACGTCTACAACCGGCCGCTCGAACTCGCCGTGCTGCTCGCGGTGCCGGTGGCCGCGCTCACCGCCCGGGCCGGGCGCCCGCTCCTGGCGCTCGCGGCCGCGGCCGCCGCGGCGCTCGCCGCGTGGTACTCGGCGAGCGGCGCCTCCGCCCTCGCGGCGCTCGCGGCGGCCGGGGCCTACGCGGCCGCGCGGCTCCTGCCGCGTCGCGCGGTGCTGGCCCTCGCCGGGGCGGGGCTCGCGGGCGCGGTCGCCCTGGCCCCGCTCGAAGGGGACATCCTCGCGGCCCTGTTCCCGCCCAAGCTCCACGCGCGCATGGCGGCGAGCAACACGCGCGAGCGCGTGGTGATCGCCCAGAGCTTCGGGGCGGCGGTGGCGCAGGATCCCTGGCGCGGGGCCGGCTTCGGCACGAGCGCGCGGTTCGACCGGCTCCCCGTGGCGGAGCGCCTCGATCCCGAGATGCGGCCGATGCTGACGGCCGGCCACCCGCACAACAGCTTCCTGCAGGTCTGGGCCGAGCTCGGCCTCGTCGGCGCGGCGCTCGCCGCCGCGGCGCTGCTCCTGACCCTGCGCGCCCTCGCGGCCTGGCCGGACCGGGCCCGCGCGGCGGCGCTCGCGGCTCTCGCAGGGGCGGCCTCGATCGCCTTCGTCGGCCACGGGGCGTGGCAGGGCTGGTGGATCGCCGGGCTCGGCGCCCTCGCGGCGTGGCTGCGCGCGCTCAGCGCCGCGCCGCGGGTCTGACGGTACCCGGCCGCTCCCCGCGGCCGGGCGGCTCTGCTTATATGCCGCTCGGGTCCCGGCAGGGCCGGGCCGGCGTCAGGGAGATCGGCGATGAGCAGCGGGACCGGCGGTGAGGGCTTCGACGTCGACCTCTTCGTGATCGGGGGCGGCTCCGGCGGGGTGCGCGCGGCGCGGATCGCGGCGGGCTACGGGGCCCGGGTGATGCTCGCCGAGGAGTACCGGGTCGGCGGCACCTGCGTCATCCGCGGCTGCGTGCCGAAGAAGCTGATGGTCTACGCGAGCCGCTTCGCGGACGAGTTCGAGGACGCGGCCGGCTTCGGCTGGACCGTCGAGGCGCCGCGCTTCGACTGGGCGACGCTCAAGCGCCATCGGGACGCCGAGGTGACGCGGCTCGAGGGCATCTACGCCACGAACCTGATGCGGGCGGGCGTCGAGGTCGTGGCCGAGCGGGCGGTGATCGAGGGCCCGCACGCGGTGCGGCTGCTGCGGTCCGGCCGCAGCGTGCGCGCCCGGATCATCCTGGTGGCGGTCGGCGCCCACCCGGTGAAGGAGCCGCCGATCCCGGGGGCGGAGCTCGGCATCACCTCGAACGAGATCTTCGAGTTGGAGGAGCAGCCGCGCCGCATCCTGGTGGTCGGCGGCGGCTACATCGCGGTGGAATTCGCGGGCGTCTTCGCGGGGCTCGGCAGCCGCACCACCCTGCTCCATCGGGGCGACAAGCTGCTGCGCGGCTTCGACGACGAGATCCGGCAGGCCCTCGGCGAGGCCTATGCGCGGCGGATGGACCTGC
This window harbors:
- the gor gene encoding glutathione-disulfide reductase; translated protein: MSSGTGGEGFDVDLFVIGGGSGGVRAARIAAGYGARVMLAEEYRVGGTCVIRGCVPKKLMVYASRFADEFEDAAGFGWTVEAPRFDWATLKRHRDAEVTRLEGIYATNLMRAGVEVVAERAVIEGPHAVRLLRSGRSVRARIILVAVGAHPVKEPPIPGAELGITSNEIFELEEQPRRILVVGGGYIAVEFAGVFAGLGSRTTLLHRGDKLLRGFDDEIRQALGEAYARRMDLRLNRTIGRLDREPDGIRASLDDGSSLVVDQVLVATGRRPNVQGLGLETVGIGLDRAGAIPVDRFSQTGVPSIYAVGDVTNRAALTPIAIREGHAFADTVFGGKPWAVDHGLIPTAVFSTPEIGVIGHNEDVARGLYGEVDVYEARFRPMKATLSGREERVLMKLVVARDGDRVVGVHVLGHDAGEIIQAAAIAVTMGATKADFDRTIAVHPTAGEELVTLRTPAAIKRPVGVG
- a CDS encoding O-antigen ligase family protein, whose product is MTAALTRNRGAARSDIAQRLSGAGALLLVALPPAMAAANRSSPLVVGAAALALLAGALLAEGGRAVGARLAAPLATPLGRVALAFLAWSALSLAWSPVPATSLRMAGEFGPTLLAAYLVATLAPPHLAPLARPAALVLLATCLAVEADLVSDVALRRLLHERAFDYVYNRPLELAVLLAVPVAALTARAGRPLLALAAAAAAALAAWYSASGASALAALAAAGAYAAARLLPRRAVLALAGAGLAGAVALAPLEGDILAALFPPKLHARMAASNTRERVVIAQSFGAAVAQDPWRGAGFGTSARFDRLPVAERLDPEMRPMLTAGHPHNSFLQVWAELGLVGAALAAAALLLTLRALAAWPDRARAAALAALAGAASIAFVGHGAWQGWWIAGLGALAAWLRALSAAPRV